One genomic region from bacterium encodes:
- a CDS encoding family 78 glycoside hydrolase catalytic domain — MYILRVAVCFLLAATLQCGRQPADVQVEKLRCEYHSQPLGLDVSQPRLSWNLVSHKRGVVQTGYRILVASTAERLSKNLGDLWDSGPVADHRTLHIVYAGRPLESRQSAFWKVMVWDQENRPSAWSAPASWEMGLLNDSDWQAQWIGASYSASAAESAAPLFRKSFSLTDSLVQARLYISGLGYYEASLNGKKISDHVLTPNQSNYDQRKQPTAAEPNVPAMSTTVYYETFDVTDLVAPGANVLGVILGNGWYFQRDRLEDTNIWHDTPRLLAQLEILYSDGRRQTIASDETWKTSDSPILHNGLHTGEIYDSRREQPGWDQQPFNDSRWRQAHTVRPPTGVVKAQIYPADRVIKTLPAKTRTSPEPGVQQFDLGQMISGWVRLKIKGPAGAAVKLRFIEELGPSYGQTDTYILNGKGLEIWEPRFTWHAFRYVQVLDAPQPLALDAVEGRVVNTDVDTVGSFTCSNALFNRILENYRWTQLGNMHGGVPSDCPHRERRGYTGDGQISARAAIYQFDMTLFYSKWLRDIFDAQNR; from the coding sequence CGGCAGCCGGCTGACGTGCAGGTCGAAAAATTGCGTTGTGAATATCATTCGCAACCGCTGGGACTGGACGTCAGCCAGCCACGGCTGTCTTGGAACCTGGTCTCCCATAAACGGGGCGTGGTGCAGACCGGCTACCGTATTCTGGTGGCTTCCACCGCGGAGCGTCTCAGCAAAAACCTGGGCGACCTCTGGGATTCCGGTCCTGTCGCAGACCACCGCACCCTTCACATCGTCTATGCCGGCCGGCCGCTCGAGTCACGGCAATCGGCTTTCTGGAAAGTGATGGTCTGGGATCAGGAGAATCGTCCCAGCGCCTGGAGCGCTCCGGCGTCCTGGGAGATGGGACTGCTGAATGACAGCGATTGGCAGGCGCAGTGGATCGGCGCATCCTATAGCGCATCTGCAGCCGAATCCGCCGCCCCTCTGTTTCGTAAAAGCTTTTCCCTCACCGACAGCCTGGTTCAGGCCCGGTTGTATATCTCCGGACTGGGCTATTACGAAGCTTCGCTCAATGGCAAAAAAATCAGCGATCACGTGCTCACGCCCAATCAATCCAATTATGATCAAAGGAAGCAGCCCACCGCCGCGGAACCCAACGTCCCCGCTATGTCCACCACGGTTTATTATGAGACCTTTGATGTGACGGACCTGGTGGCGCCGGGCGCCAACGTGCTCGGCGTCATCCTCGGCAACGGCTGGTATTTTCAACGAGATCGGCTGGAGGACACCAACATCTGGCACGATACGCCCAGGCTGCTGGCGCAGCTGGAGATCCTGTATTCAGACGGCCGGCGGCAGACCATCGCCTCGGATGAAACCTGGAAGACCAGCGACAGCCCCATTCTGCACAACGGCCTGCACACCGGAGAGATCTATGACAGCCGAAGGGAACAGCCGGGGTGGGATCAGCAGCCGTTCAACGACAGCCGCTGGCGTCAGGCGCACACAGTGCGGCCCCCAACCGGCGTAGTGAAAGCGCAAATCTATCCGGCCGACCGCGTCATCAAAACCCTGCCGGCCAAAACCCGCACCTCGCCGGAGCCGGGCGTTCAACAATTTGACCTGGGGCAAATGATCTCCGGGTGGGTCCGGCTGAAAATCAAGGGCCCTGCCGGCGCAGCGGTGAAATTGCGCTTCATCGAAGAGCTGGGGCCGAGCTATGGACAGACCGACACCTACATTTTAAACGGCAAGGGGCTGGAGATCTGGGAGCCGCGCTTCACCTGGCATGCGTTCCGCTATGTGCAGGTTTTGGACGCCCCGCAGCCGCTGGCGCTGGACGCGGTGGAAGGCCGGGTGGTGAACACCGATGTCGACACCGTCGGTTCCTTCACCTGTTCAAACGCCCTGTTCAATCGCATACTGGAAAACTATCGTTGGACGCAGCTGGGCAACATGCACGGCGGCGTGCCCAGCGATTGTCCCCATCGCGAACGGCGCGGCTACACCGGCGACGGCCAGATCTCCGCGCGTGCGGCGATCTATCAATTCGATATGACGCTGTTTTACAGCAAATGGTTGCGCGACATTTTTGACGCGCAAAACCG